Within the Nitrososphaera sp. genome, the region TCGCATATGGCATAGACGCGAGCAGTGACTCCTTGCTTTCGGTTGAAGCCATCACCTAAAGAAATCCGAATTATTATGCCTAATCCTTAATTGCAATGCCTATGGCACGTATCTAATGAGAGAAGACGTCATCAAGGCACTTGCAGCCCTTATTACAGCAGCCTTCGGTCTTGTGGCAGCTCTTGCATGGAATACGGCTATACAGGAAATATTTAAAGAACTGCTTGGCCAGCAGAGCGGCCTAACGGCAATGATTATTTACGCGGTGGTCGTCACGGCAATAGCAGTCTTTGCAACAATAATGATCGGGAGAGTTGCATCAAAGGTGGGCGGGAAAGCGGAAAAGTCGGCTGAAGTACAAGAGTCCGAGGCGCTAAGAGAAGAGCTCCGGTCATTACGGGAGGAGATAAGCAGAATGAGGACTAGCGCTGCTTGAACCCTGCTAGAA harbors:
- a CDS encoding DUF5654 family protein — translated: MREDVIKALAALITAAFGLVAALAWNTAIQEIFKELLGQQSGLTAMIIYAVVVTAIAVFATIMIGRVASKVGGKAEKSAEVQESEALREELRSLREEISRMRTSAA